The following coding sequences lie in one Halogeometricum rufum genomic window:
- a CDS encoding OBG GTPase family GTP-binding protein: MGLEEEIDELREEIANTPYNKSTESHIGRLKAKLAEKKEKLENQSSSGGGHGYAVEKTGDVTVALVGFPSVGKSTLINALTNAESEVGEYEFTTLNVNPGMLHYNGANIQILDVPGLIEGAAGGRGGGKEVLSVVRTADLVVFMLSVVELERYERLQEELYQNKIRLDTTPPNLSISKKHKGGIQVTMTDDVSLEADTIKDVLREYGYVNADVTIRGDLTIDELIDGIMDNRVYLPSMVTVNKVDLIDEDYLPTVNEQLRELDIDPDEAVFISAEAEKGLESLKETMWERLGLIRVYMDKPGRGVDYEEPLVLREGENTVDDALGKLGGTLDERFRFARVTGPSAKHDEQQVGRDHELLDEDIMRVVAQR, encoded by the coding sequence ATGGGACTGGAGGAGGAAATCGACGAACTCCGCGAGGAGATCGCGAACACGCCGTACAACAAGTCGACCGAGTCGCACATCGGTCGGTTGAAGGCGAAACTCGCGGAGAAAAAAGAGAAACTGGAGAATCAGTCCTCCAGCGGAGGCGGTCACGGCTACGCCGTCGAGAAGACGGGCGACGTGACCGTCGCACTCGTCGGGTTCCCGAGCGTCGGCAAGTCGACGCTCATCAACGCCCTCACGAACGCGGAGAGCGAAGTCGGCGAGTACGAGTTCACGACGCTGAACGTCAACCCCGGCATGCTCCACTACAACGGCGCGAACATCCAGATTCTCGACGTGCCGGGTCTCATCGAGGGTGCCGCCGGCGGCCGCGGCGGCGGGAAGGAAGTCCTCTCCGTCGTGCGGACGGCGGACCTCGTCGTCTTCATGCTCTCGGTGGTCGAACTCGAACGCTACGAGCGACTGCAGGAGGAACTGTACCAGAACAAGATTCGGCTCGACACCACGCCGCCGAACCTCTCCATCTCGAAGAAGCACAAGGGCGGCATCCAGGTGACGATGACCGACGACGTGTCGCTGGAGGCGGACACCATCAAGGACGTGCTCCGCGAGTACGGCTACGTCAACGCCGACGTCACCATCCGCGGCGACCTGACCATCGACGAACTCATCGACGGCATCATGGACAACCGGGTGTATCTCCCCTCGATGGTGACCGTCAACAAGGTGGACCTCATCGACGAGGACTACCTCCCCACGGTGAACGAACAGCTCCGAGAGCTTGACATCGACCCCGACGAGGCCGTCTTCATCAGCGCCGAGGCCGAGAAAGGCCTCGAGAGCCTGAAAGAGACGATGTGGGAGCGCCTCGGACTCATCCGCGTCTACATGGACAAACCCGGCCGCGGCGTCGACTACGAGGAACCACTCGTCCTCCGAGAGGGCGAGAACACCGTCGACGACGCCCTCGGTAAACTCGGCGGCACGCTCGACGAGCGGTTCCGGTTCGCCCGCGTCACCGGCCCGAGCGCGAAACACGACGAGCAACAGGTCGGCCGCGACCACGAACTCCTGGACGAAGATATCATGCGAGTCGTCGCCCAGCGGTAA
- a CDS encoding DUF6684 family protein, giving the protein MANEIFDRETLLDLTVNIIPLFIIAFFVVAFAVFPAFGVEPLASAVQFGLLAVPFVFLAILTYLSGKAIAGDEKRAPVYLPGQATVENATTLEEYEEQAEAAEAAAVEDDDESAAELTDEDDE; this is encoded by the coding sequence ATGGCGAACGAGATATTCGACAGGGAAACCCTGCTCGACCTCACGGTCAACATCATCCCGCTGTTCATCATCGCCTTCTTCGTCGTCGCTTTCGCCGTCTTCCCGGCGTTCGGCGTCGAACCGCTCGCGTCGGCGGTGCAGTTCGGACTGCTCGCCGTCCCGTTCGTGTTCCTCGCCATCCTGACGTACCTCTCGGGGAAGGCCATCGCGGGCGACGAGAAGCGCGCGCCCGTCTACCTGCCCGGACAGGCGACGGTCGAGAACGCGACGACGCTCGAAGAGTACGAAGAACAGGCCGAGGCCGCCGAGGCGGCGGCAGTCGAGGACGACGACGAGAGCGCCGCCGAACTGACCGACGAAGACGACGAATAA
- the ctaD gene encoding cytochrome c oxidase subunit I encodes MQVNGQLALTILMGVFLVVVAAWLARVENWRTYTPLAGGGGAFGQGEGYTSEEKPAGIIRWLTTVDHKDIGILYGAYALVAFAVGGLMVVVMRIELADPGMTFISNTYYNSLLTSHGITMLFLFGTPIIAAFGNYFVPLLIDADDMAFPRINAIAFWLLPPGALLIWAGFFPLPDVIPAQTAWTMYTPLSAGVGNGNQMNAGVDLMLLGLHLTGVSATMGAINFIATIFTERAEKVTWANLDIFSWTILTQSGLILFAFPLLGSAILMLLLDRNFATSFFVNGGDPILWQHLFWFFGHPEVYILVLPPMGIVSYVLPRFSGRRLFGFKFVVYSTLAIGVLSFGVWAHHMFATGIDPRLSASFMAVSLAIAIPSAVKTFNWITTMWNGNVRLTTPMLYCIGFVSNFIIGGVTGVFLASVPVDLILHDTYYVVGHFHYVVMGAIAFAGFAGIYYWFPIYTGRMYQKTLGKAHFWLSMVGTNVTFFAMVLLGYGGMPRRYATYLPEFATLHQIATLGALILLVGQIIFVWNFVQSWLEGPVVEDGDPWNLKEEGLYTAEWEWYDRKIKTAIADGGEEEETLTDGGVPENDDDQSK; translated from the coding sequence ATGCAGGTTAACGGACAGCTCGCACTGACGATTCTCATGGGGGTCTTCCTCGTGGTCGTCGCCGCGTGGCTCGCGCGGGTCGAAAACTGGCGCACGTACACACCGCTCGCGGGGGGCGGGGGCGCCTTCGGGCAAGGGGAGGGATACACCTCCGAAGAGAAGCCGGCCGGAATCATCCGCTGGCTGACCACCGTCGATCACAAAGACATCGGGATTCTGTACGGCGCGTACGCGCTCGTCGCGTTCGCCGTCGGCGGCCTCATGGTCGTGGTGATGCGGATCGAACTGGCCGACCCCGGGATGACGTTCATCTCGAACACGTACTACAACTCGCTCCTGACCAGCCACGGAATCACGATGCTCTTCCTGTTCGGGACGCCCATCATCGCGGCGTTCGGTAACTACTTCGTGCCGTTGCTCATCGACGCCGACGACATGGCGTTCCCGCGCATCAACGCCATCGCGTTCTGGCTCCTGCCGCCGGGCGCGCTCCTCATCTGGGCGGGCTTCTTCCCACTCCCGGACGTCATCCCGGCGCAGACGGCGTGGACGATGTACACCCCGCTGTCGGCCGGTGTCGGCAACGGAAACCAGATGAACGCCGGCGTGGACCTGATGCTGCTCGGTCTGCACCTCACGGGCGTCTCCGCCACGATGGGTGCCATCAACTTCATCGCGACCATCTTCACCGAGCGCGCCGAGAAGGTCACCTGGGCGAACCTCGACATCTTCTCGTGGACCATCCTCACCCAGTCGGGACTCATCCTGTTCGCGTTCCCCCTCCTCGGGAGCGCCATCCTGATGCTGCTGCTCGACCGGAACTTCGCCACGTCGTTCTTCGTCAACGGCGGCGACCCCATCCTCTGGCAGCACCTGTTCTGGTTCTTCGGTCATCCCGAAGTCTACATCCTCGTGTTGCCCCCGATGGGCATCGTCAGCTACGTCCTGCCGCGGTTCTCCGGGCGCCGGCTGTTCGGCTTCAAGTTCGTCGTCTACTCCACGCTGGCCATCGGCGTGCTCTCGTTCGGCGTCTGGGCGCACCACATGTTCGCGACGGGTATCGACCCGCGCCTCAGCGCCTCGTTCATGGCCGTCTCGCTGGCCATCGCCATCCCGAGCGCAGTCAAGACGTTCAACTGGATAACCACGATGTGGAACGGGAACGTCCGCCTCACGACGCCGATGCTCTACTGCATCGGCTTCGTCTCGAACTTCATCATCGGCGGCGTCACCGGCGTGTTCCTCGCCTCGGTGCCCGTCGACCTCATCCTGCACGACACGTACTACGTCGTCGGGCACTTCCACTACGTCGTCATGGGCGCCATCGCGTTCGCCGGGTTCGCCGGCATCTACTACTGGTTCCCCATCTACACCGGTCGGATGTACCAGAAGACGCTCGGGAAGGCGCACTTCTGGCTCTCCATGGTCGGGACGAACGTGACGTTCTTCGCCATGGTGCTGCTCGGCTACGGCGGCATGCCGCGCCGGTACGCGACGTACCTGCCCGAGTTCGCCACGCTCCACCAGATAGCGACGCTCGGAGCGCTCATCCTCCTCGTCGGCCAGATAATCTTCGTCTGGAACTTCGTCCAGTCGTGGCTCGAAGGCCCCGTCGTCGAGGACGGCGACCCGTGGAACCTCAAGGAAGAGGGACTCTACACCGCCGAGTGGGAGTGGTACGACCGCAAGATAAAGACCGCAATCGCGGACGGCGGCGAGGAAGAGGAGACGCTCACCGACGGCGGCGTCCCCGAGAACGACGACGACCAGTCGAAGTAG
- a CDS encoding VNG_1110C family protein codes for MPDPSKLRDSTQIVVPCSSLDDVRDQLEREFTVTVFPVNGTCKIIGSPVEIKAVNQFLTRHGVTIP; via the coding sequence ATGCCCGACCCGTCCAAACTCCGGGACAGTACACAGATAGTCGTTCCGTGTTCCTCGCTGGACGACGTGCGAGACCAGCTAGAACGGGAGTTCACGGTGACGGTCTTTCCGGTGAACGGGACGTGCAAGATAATCGGGAGCCCCGTCGAGATAAAGGCCGTCAACCAGTTCCTCACCCGACACGGCGTGACGATTCCCTGA
- a CDS encoding ABC transporter ATP-binding protein has product MSSDAGDGSDRESTPTPTPDAGSEPLLQTHGLTKEFGGLVATDDVDLTVERGERVSIIGPNGAGKSTLINLITRRLDPTEGDIRFKGESIVGMEPHEVVQRGVSKSFQTASIFPDLTVRENAEIAALAAEQGDFGFNFFTHRNKLTDVHERTENTLDAVGLLNQAHTDAEDLPYGDKRRLEIGIALAAEPDLLLMDEPTAGMSPEETKATVDLIEEVKEELGLTFVLVEHDMEIVFSISDRIVVLNRGQVIAEGTPEEIRGNPDVQEAYLGGVEL; this is encoded by the coding sequence ATGAGTTCCGACGCCGGAGACGGCTCCGACCGCGAGTCGACGCCGACGCCGACCCCCGATGCAGGTTCGGAACCGCTGTTGCAGACGCACGGTCTCACGAAGGAATTCGGCGGCCTCGTCGCCACCGACGACGTCGACCTGACGGTCGAACGCGGCGAACGCGTCTCCATCATCGGACCGAACGGCGCGGGCAAGTCCACGCTCATCAACCTCATCACGCGGCGTCTCGACCCGACCGAAGGCGACATCCGGTTCAAGGGCGAGTCCATCGTCGGGATGGAACCGCACGAGGTGGTGCAACGAGGCGTCTCGAAGTCGTTCCAGACCGCCTCCATCTTCCCCGACCTGACGGTGAGAGAGAACGCAGAGATAGCGGCGCTCGCCGCCGAACAGGGCGACTTCGGATTCAACTTCTTCACCCACCGGAACAAACTGACCGACGTCCACGAGCGCACCGAGAACACGCTGGACGCGGTCGGCCTGTTGAACCAAGCGCACACGGACGCCGAGGACCTCCCCTACGGCGACAAGCGCCGCCTCGAAATCGGCATCGCCCTCGCGGCCGAACCGGACCTGCTCCTCATGGACGAACCCACGGCCGGGATGTCGCCCGAGGAGACCAAGGCGACGGTCGACCTCATCGAGGAGGTCAAAGAGGAACTCGGGCTCACGTTCGTCCTCGTCGAGCACGACATGGAGATCGTGTTCAGCATCTCCGACCGCATCGTCGTGCTGAACCGCGGGCAGGTCATCGCCGAGGGGACGCCGGAGGAGATTCGCGGCAACCCCGACGTGCAGGAGGCCTACCTCGGAGGTGTCGAACTGTGA
- a CDS encoding branched-chain amino acid ABC transporter permease, whose translation MSDRNTTGEGSANATSDGGAVISDGSLVARWEAIREREVTVVGLTVIAVALFPWLFSRAPVVSDLLLGYQSLATLMLIWGIFAVGFDLLLGYTGLLSFGHAAFWGGAAYVAGIVANNVSADPIVMVVSGTVFAILLAWVLGFLSLRRGGIYFSILTLAFGQMLYYMSAAPLAFLTGGENGLTGISVGALFGQFHLESELPSVAGTLLGNWMYLFVAVFAVLAVAAAYRILNSPYGMVFRAIRENEQRAEFVGLNVWRYKLMAFIISGAFAGVAGSLFTIHGSYVPLQSLYWTESGEIVIMTVLGGTASLFGPIAGAGLYLYVENIVSGVQTLYLPFTQVVLVQDFGTYWHLLLGLVFVVVIWVAPSGIWGGVSDLRSSVRNLVGGDRR comes from the coding sequence ATGAGCGACCGAAACACGACCGGCGAGGGAAGCGCCAACGCCACGAGCGACGGCGGCGCCGTCATCAGCGACGGCTCGCTCGTCGCCCGCTGGGAGGCGATTCGAGAGCGCGAGGTGACGGTGGTCGGACTGACCGTCATCGCCGTCGCCCTCTTCCCGTGGCTGTTCTCCCGCGCGCCGGTGGTCAGCGACCTGCTGCTCGGCTACCAGTCGCTGGCGACGCTGATGCTCATCTGGGGCATCTTCGCCGTCGGCTTCGACCTGCTGCTCGGTTACACCGGCCTGCTGTCGTTCGGCCACGCGGCGTTCTGGGGCGGGGCGGCGTACGTCGCCGGCATCGTGGCGAACAACGTCTCCGCGGACCCCATCGTGATGGTCGTCTCGGGGACGGTGTTCGCCATCCTGCTGGCGTGGGTTCTCGGGTTCCTGTCGCTGCGACGCGGCGGCATCTACTTCAGCATCCTCACGCTGGCGTTCGGACAGATGCTCTACTACATGTCCGCGGCACCGCTGGCGTTCCTCACGGGCGGGGAGAACGGGCTGACCGGCATCTCGGTCGGTGCGCTGTTCGGCCAGTTCCACCTCGAGTCCGAACTGCCGTCGGTCGCGGGCACGCTGCTCGGTAACTGGATGTACCTGTTCGTCGCCGTCTTCGCCGTCCTCGCCGTCGCGGCGGCCTATCGCATCCTCAACTCGCCGTACGGGATGGTGTTCCGCGCCATCCGCGAGAACGAACAGCGCGCGGAGTTCGTCGGACTCAACGTCTGGCGCTACAAGCTGATGGCGTTCATCATCTCCGGCGCGTTCGCGGGCGTCGCGGGGAGCCTGTTCACCATCCACGGATCGTACGTTCCGCTCCAGTCGCTCTACTGGACGGAGTCCGGCGAAATCGTCATCATGACCGTCCTCGGCGGCACCGCCTCGCTGTTCGGCCCGATAGCCGGCGCGGGGCTCTACCTCTACGTCGAGAACATCGTCAGCGGGGTCCAGACGCTCTACCTGCCGTTCACGCAGGTCGTCCTCGTTCAGGACTTCGGGACGTACTGGCACCTGCTGCTCGGACTGGTGTTCGTCGTGGTCATCTGGGTGGCCCCCAGCGGTATCTGGGGCGGGGTGTCCGACCTGCGCTCGTCCGTCCGCAACCTCGTGGGAGGTGACCGTCGATGA
- a CDS encoding universal stress protein — protein MYHVVVGIDEKESHVRRCIEAVVNLPGDPAEKHVTLIHSFSDNPSGASATQVHSVREAGEMLDEAGIDYDVEESSGDPADAIVSTADELDADLIVVGGRKRSPAGKALFGSVTQSVILGANRPVMATGVED, from the coding sequence ATGTATCATGTAGTAGTCGGTATCGACGAGAAGGAGTCGCACGTCCGGCGGTGCATCGAAGCCGTCGTGAACCTCCCGGGGGACCCCGCAGAGAAGCACGTGACGCTCATCCACAGTTTCAGCGACAACCCGAGTGGGGCGTCGGCGACGCAGGTCCACTCCGTCCGCGAGGCGGGCGAGATGCTGGACGAGGCGGGTATCGACTACGACGTCGAGGAGTCCAGCGGCGACCCCGCCGACGCCATCGTCTCGACGGCGGACGAGTTGGACGCGGACCTCATCGTGGTCGGCGGTCGGAAGCGGTCGCCCGCGGGGAAGGCCCTGTTCGGGAGCGTCACCCAGTCGGTCATCCTCGGTGCGAACCGACCGGTGATGGCTACCGGCGTCGAAGACTGA
- a CDS encoding branched-chain amino acid ABC transporter permease has translation MSVVSQLATILLNGLQQGAIYVLLAVGLSIILGTLKFVNFAHGALYLIGTYAGLFIALDITLSSGKLQEWGYADFGLGWGFLAALVLVPLFVFAIGLLMERFLARPFYDRPDTDQILVTFGLAIVVQELFRILFGSNSLPFNQPEYILSVIPVSGPMQLPIVGNFPRWRLWVIGITAVLVGIVYLLVEHTDFGLVVRAGTRDAEMVRLLGIKISRPYLVVFGIGAALAGVAGVVGGPLNVVNPTVGMNILVPAFLTVVIGGVGTIAGAVVGGLIIGLVQATLIGLPSVTIASFTLNFSPWSQVGLYAIAAIILLVRPQGILGDEEVAP, from the coding sequence ATGAGCGTCGTCTCCCAGTTGGCCACCATCCTGTTGAACGGGCTTCAGCAGGGCGCCATCTACGTGCTCTTGGCCGTCGGACTCTCTATCATCCTCGGGACGCTGAAGTTCGTCAACTTCGCGCACGGGGCGCTCTACCTCATCGGAACGTACGCAGGACTGTTCATCGCGCTCGACATCACGCTCTCCTCGGGGAAGCTTCAAGAGTGGGGATACGCCGACTTCGGCCTCGGCTGGGGGTTCCTCGCGGCCCTCGTGTTGGTCCCGCTCTTCGTCTTCGCCATCGGTCTCCTGATGGAGCGGTTCCTCGCGCGCCCGTTCTACGACCGGCCGGACACCGACCAGATTCTGGTCACGTTCGGACTGGCCATCGTCGTCCAGGAACTGTTCCGCATCCTGTTCGGGAGCAACAGCCTCCCGTTCAACCAGCCCGAGTACATCCTCTCGGTCATCCCCGTCTCCGGGCCGATGCAACTGCCCATCGTCGGGAACTTCCCGCGGTGGCGGCTCTGGGTCATCGGCATCACGGCCGTCCTCGTCGGCATCGTCTACCTGCTGGTCGAGCACACCGACTTCGGCCTGGTCGTCCGGGCCGGGACGCGCGACGCCGAGATGGTCCGACTCCTCGGCATCAAGATATCGCGACCGTACCTCGTCGTCTTCGGCATCGGCGCGGCCCTCGCGGGCGTCGCCGGCGTCGTCGGCGGTCCGCTGAACGTCGTCAACCCCACCGTCGGCATGAACATCCTCGTCCCCGCGTTCCTCACCGTCGTCATCGGCGGCGTCGGCACCATCGCGGGCGCGGTGGTGGGCGGCCTCATCATCGGACTGGTACAGGCGACGCTCATCGGCCTGCCGTCGGTGACCATCGCGTCGTTCACGCTGAACTTCTCGCCGTGGTCGCAGGTGGGGCTGTACGCCATCGCGGCCATCATCCTACTCGTCAGACCGCAGGGCATCCTCGGTGACGAGGAGGTGGCCCCATGA
- a CDS encoding DUF7541 family protein translates to MDDAPGLSDQYRMASPWPMFVALGIPISEIGILFDLFPIAVGGLLLFSGSVAGMTRESGYAETPWGPLAVIGVGLLALGGAFLFTALDLQTRGLAIVTSGVLLLFGAVVGHLFVQNRDPGY, encoded by the coding sequence ATGGACGACGCGCCGGGACTCTCCGACCAGTATCGGATGGCAAGCCCGTGGCCGATGTTCGTCGCGCTGGGCATCCCCATCTCCGAAATCGGAATTCTGTTCGACCTGTTCCCCATCGCCGTCGGCGGTCTCCTGTTGTTCTCCGGGAGCGTCGCCGGCATGACGCGGGAGTCCGGCTACGCGGAGACCCCGTGGGGACCGCTCGCCGTCATCGGCGTCGGCCTCCTCGCCCTCGGCGGTGCCTTCCTGTTCACCGCGCTCGACCTACAGACGCGCGGACTCGCAATCGTGACGAGCGGGGTCCTCCTGCTGTTCGGTGCCGTCGTCGGTCACCTGTTCGTGCAGAACCGCGACCCCGGCTACTGA
- a CDS encoding thioredoxin domain-containing protein, with translation MSTDTPPHGRADPEAALDRLVELGAVAEDEDGSLSTTPAFESDRRVYRNTYDYMGDDGVADTVADLFGVEKEAALDLLERGEVTSEDVVAYLAIQSFADESLETAEHAMMAELLVRLGPDTPVPADVEEVDDDSYRAFLDDNPHAVLTVWKHDCDPCEAMKGDVAAILELVPDGVAVAGVDGENVPEFRAAFDVDAAPAVLCFRDGTLDAVATGRKRPGELGALFADVYDAPA, from the coding sequence ATGTCGACGGACACCCCTCCCCACGGACGCGCGGACCCCGAGGCGGCCCTCGACAGACTCGTCGAACTCGGCGCGGTGGCGGAGGACGAAGACGGCAGTCTCTCCACCACGCCCGCCTTCGAGAGCGACCGCCGGGTCTACCGGAACACGTACGACTACATGGGAGACGACGGCGTCGCCGACACCGTCGCGGACCTGTTCGGCGTCGAGAAGGAGGCGGCGCTCGACCTCCTCGAACGCGGCGAGGTGACGAGCGAGGACGTCGTCGCGTACCTCGCCATCCAATCGTTCGCCGACGAGTCGCTCGAAACGGCCGAACACGCCATGATGGCGGAACTGCTCGTCCGACTCGGTCCGGACACGCCCGTTCCGGCCGACGTCGAGGAGGTCGACGACGACTCCTACCGAGCGTTCCTCGACGACAACCCGCACGCGGTGCTCACGGTGTGGAAGCACGACTGCGACCCCTGCGAGGCGATGAAGGGCGACGTCGCGGCGATTCTCGAACTCGTGCCCGACGGCGTCGCAGTCGCGGGCGTCGACGGTGAGAACGTGCCCGAGTTCCGCGCGGCGTTCGACGTCGACGCCGCGCCCGCGGTGCTCTGTTTCCGAGACGGCACGCTCGACGCGGTTGCGACCGGACGAAAACGACCGGGCGAACTCGGTGCACTGTTCGCCGACGTGTACGACGCGCCGGCGTAA
- a CDS encoding ABC transporter ATP-binding protein has translation MSLLELSNVDSYYGESHILRDVTMNVEEGEICALLGRNGAGKTTTLRSIAGATPPEVRDGTVSFKGRDITGTPAEDVSAGGISLVPEERRIFPNLTVAENLHLAEVVRNKSNTWGRSLSFDREGMSTEEVYAQFPRLDERRGQKAGTLSGGEQQMLAIARALKQNTDLLLLDEPYEGLAPKIIEDVEDAVERISDDGTTILLVEQNAAAAIKLADRAYVIDQGGIVFDGTAEELRDDEETRERYLGV, from the coding sequence GTGAGTCTGCTCGAACTCTCGAACGTGGACTCCTACTACGGGGAGAGCCACATCCTCCGCGACGTGACGATGAACGTCGAGGAGGGCGAGATATGCGCGCTCCTCGGTCGCAACGGTGCGGGCAAGACGACGACGCTCCGCTCCATCGCGGGCGCGACGCCGCCGGAGGTCCGCGACGGGACCGTCTCGTTCAAGGGCAGGGATATCACCGGTACCCCGGCCGAGGACGTCTCCGCCGGCGGCATCTCGCTCGTCCCCGAGGAACGCCGCATCTTCCCGAACCTCACCGTCGCCGAGAACCTCCACCTCGCGGAGGTGGTTCGCAACAAGTCGAACACGTGGGGTCGGTCGCTCTCGTTCGACCGCGAGGGGATGTCCACGGAGGAGGTGTACGCGCAGTTCCCCCGCCTCGACGAACGGCGGGGACAGAAGGCCGGGACGCTCTCGGGCGGCGAACAGCAGATGCTGGCCATCGCCCGCGCGCTGAAGCAGAACACCGACCTGCTCCTCCTCGACGAACCGTACGAGGGACTCGCGCCGAAGATAATCGAGGACGTCGAAGACGCCGTCGAGCGCATCAGCGACGACGGCACGACCATCCTGCTGGTCGAGCAGAACGCGGCGGCGGCGATCAAACTCGCCGACCGGGCGTACGTCATCGACCAGGGCGGCATCGTCTTCGACGGCACCGCCGAGGAACTCCGCGACGACGAAGAGACGCGCGAACGCTACCTGGGGGTGTGA
- a CDS encoding ABC transporter substrate-binding protein, whose amino-acid sequence MARDNRSLNRRDLLKAAGASTVGIAGLAGCSGNGGEQTDGGGGDQTGGGDTDSGGDGGSEDYPALGNYPIEGDTAIFGFNVPQSGPYASEGQDELRAYELAVKHLNEGGGWVDSQFDDLSGDGVLDYTIDYVDGDTATDADTARQSASRMIQRDNAIMVSGGSSSAVAIAVQGLCQNENVLFMACLTHSNDTTGKDCARYGFREMFNAYMTGQALAPVVAEEYGEDLTFYQLYADYSWGQTQQASMEKFMTEVAGWEQANSVATPLGTSDYQSYLSEAANSGADVLILNHYGLDGANSVQQAVDAGIDEDMEILVPLYNRPMAEAAGGAIEGIYGTVAWDSQIDNEPSNQFTQAFQDEYDRVPSGPAQLAYAQTLQYAAAVERAGTFYPPEVIKQLEDYEYDNIGMGAETMRACDHQAQRDVPVVQGLPESEQESGRYFDIINITSREELGYACDEGPAAECELGPAE is encoded by the coding sequence ATGGCACGGGATAACAGGTCCCTCAATAGACGAGACTTGTTGAAAGCGGCAGGCGCCAGCACCGTCGGAATCGCGGGACTGGCCGGCTGCTCAGGAAACGGCGGGGAACAGACCGACGGGGGTGGTGGCGACCAGACGGGCGGGGGCGACACCGACTCCGGCGGCGACGGCGGGAGCGAAGACTACCCGGCGCTCGGCAACTACCCCATCGAGGGCGACACGGCCATCTTCGGGTTCAACGTCCCGCAGTCCGGACCGTACGCCTCGGAGGGGCAAGACGAGCTTCGAGCGTATGAGCTCGCGGTCAAGCACCTGAACGAGGGCGGGGGCTGGGTCGACAGCCAGTTCGACGACCTGTCGGGCGACGGCGTCCTCGACTACACCATCGACTACGTGGACGGGGACACCGCGACGGACGCCGACACCGCGCGGCAGTCGGCGTCGCGGATGATCCAGCGTGACAACGCCATCATGGTGTCCGGCGGCTCGTCCTCGGCGGTGGCCATCGCCGTTCAGGGGCTGTGTCAGAACGAGAACGTCCTGTTCATGGCGTGTCTGACGCACTCGAACGACACCACCGGCAAGGACTGCGCCCGCTACGGGTTCCGCGAGATGTTCAACGCCTACATGACCGGACAGGCGCTGGCACCCGTGGTCGCAGAGGAGTACGGCGAGGACCTCACGTTCTACCAGTTGTACGCGGACTACAGTTGGGGGCAGACCCAGCAGGCGTCGATGGAGAAGTTCATGACCGAAGTCGCGGGCTGGGAACAGGCCAACTCCGTGGCGACGCCGCTCGGGACCAGCGACTACCAGTCGTACCTCTCGGAGGCGGCCAACTCCGGCGCGGACGTGCTCATCCTGAACCACTACGGGCTGGACGGCGCGAACTCGGTGCAGCAGGCTGTCGACGCCGGCATCGACGAGGACATGGAGATTCTCGTCCCGCTCTACAATCGGCCGATGGCCGAAGCGGCGGGCGGCGCCATCGAGGGCATCTACGGCACGGTGGCGTGGGACTCCCAGATAGACAACGAGCCGTCCAACCAGTTCACGCAGGCCTTCCAGGACGAGTACGACCGGGTCCCGTCCGGTCCGGCGCAGTTGGCGTACGCACAGACGCTGCAGTACGCCGCCGCCGTCGAGCGTGCGGGGACGTTCTACCCGCCGGAGGTAATCAAGCAACTCGAAGACTACGAGTACGACAACATCGGCATGGGCGCGGAGACGATGCGCGCCTGCGACCACCAGGCGCAACGCGACGTGCCCGTCGTGCAGGGGCTCCCGGAGTCCGAACAGGAGAGCGGCCGGTACTTCGACATCATCAACATCACCAGCCGAGAGGAACTCGGCTACGCGTGTGACGAGGGGCCCGCGGCGGAGTGCGAACTCGGACCGGCCGAGTAG
- a CDS encoding DUF7520 family protein: MSERSDGGGRVAGQRSIRGPRLVGIVYFALVVVAGVAGALVSVFVGGLRAPRFLFLVPFPPTLLGFAAYGALTIAVVLGIPLALVAFVSRHVDDEGV, from the coding sequence GTGAGCGAACGTAGCGACGGAGGCGGACGCGTCGCCGGACAGCGGAGCATCCGCGGCCCTCGACTCGTCGGTATCGTCTACTTCGCACTCGTCGTCGTCGCCGGCGTCGCCGGCGCACTCGTCTCCGTCTTCGTGGGCGGTCTGCGCGCGCCGCGCTTCCTGTTTCTCGTCCCGTTCCCGCCGACGCTACTCGGATTCGCGGCGTACGGCGCGTTGACCATCGCCGTCGTCCTCGGGATTCCGCTGGCTCTCGTCGCGTTCGTGTCGCGGCACGTCGACGACGAGGGAGTGTGA